The sequence below is a genomic window from Glycine max cultivar Williams 82 chromosome 20, Glycine_max_v4.0, whole genome shotgun sequence.
ATCAAACTCAAGTAGGTAGTGAGCAAAGTGAAAAAGTGAATAATACTTTACAAAGCTAGACTGGTACATTTTCGTAAATATTCAGAAGTGCATAAATGAAAAAGTACAATATGATCTCAAAAAGGGaaataatctaaaattttaaagcCATTTCAAGGGATAACTTAGATTCATAACATTAAGGTTGCACTTTTTCATAGAATATTATATCtagttaaagaaaaatagaggtaCATGTTTATACAGGCAGCTGCTCATCAAGATACTTCTTTCGACTCTTGCAAAGTTCACACATAATATTGAAATGACAAGGTAAAAAACAAACTTCAATAACAACAAGAACTTACTTCTTTTGCTCAGCTTCTTTCTCATCCAACcaattcttcaatttttcagAACTTTTTATGACCTTGCAAGTTAGGTACcaaaaaacaatgatttttctGAAGGTAACACCAGCTTTAATAGATTCAAAGTTATTGAAATCAAGTTAAACCACGTACCTCGTCTACTCTTTCTTGTGGAAGCCAAGGCTTCTTTGCTTTCCACTCTTGAACAATCTGTAGATGTCATAAATGTTTCAAGTTACATTAGAAATAGCTGGCTGACGATgaatagataattttataaatcacAATATACAATAAACTGCTTCAGATATCTATCAGCCAATCAATTGCTCATGGTAAATGTTTGGTTCACCTAACTAACACCTTTTTAATGCATTGTATTTTGATTATATGATTTCTTGAAGTGATGTGAATGTGTCCATATGATTTTCTAGGAATGGGCACATGAGTGCTGACATGATGAAAACTGGATAAACAACAGATAACCACTTCAATGAAAGTTGCCTGTTGTATCAGATCAATTTGAACCTTGTCCCTTTCGATATCCAATATCTCGAGTTCTCAACAAAGGCAACAGATGACCAATCTCTACATTCTTTCAAATGAAAGATGCTAAAATGTAATAGAAATGATAAAGACAATCTTGTTATCATATTTCAGCGCCTACTGATCCAACTTTAGCTTACAACAATAAACTACCCATGTATCAAAGGgattaacaaaaacaacaatgtTCACCAAGCCTTATTTCACTAGTAATGTGTTTAGATAGAGAAATTTAAGTTATTAATCCAATTTAAgtgagaattaattttttttttgcattataatatatattttttggatagtgtatttaaaaagtatttgaatttttagtaatttgtgaaaatattatcattatataaaattatagtatTTCAAATTCAACCATAAAAGTAAGAATttgaattcattttcattttctctttctctctatctattcatctctctctcttccctcttttccttttcttctctcCCCCTCTCTCAtatctctcttctcttctctacCTTTCCCATCTCTATTTCCTCTCTcactcttctctttttctccccTTTCATCCCCTTCTCTCCCTTTTCCCATCTCTGTTGCCTCCCTTGCTCTTCTCTCCCCTCTCTCTTGCttgttaaaaatgaaattttgcatatggtGAAAATTTGgaacttaaaaaatatgaattactttatccaaacataacatttaaaaaataaggaaatttAAATCGAAGCAATTCAAATTCCAGGCATTTCAAATTCCTTGAAATCTTAAAGGTCTTCATCCAAACACAACCTAGGAGTGCTTGCTTAGCAACAAGGATCAATTGACGTAATTCAACCCTACCAAAAATAACGTTCGGCTTCAAAAAgaacatgaagaaaataaaaagcacTGAAGCACTTTACATGAAAAGTTTGTTGATGATACCTGTTTCAACTCATCAATGTACTTATGAGCATGCTCAACTGCTGCTGGCCGAGTTGTAAGCTCTTTTAACCTGAAACAGATATTAACCAATTCAGGAAAAACTTTACCACTAAAAAGGCATGCAGAgtaaaattgataattatacTGAATATAACAGACCTGAAGAAAATTGGATCTCCAACAGCTTTTAACTGATCTAGATGCTCTTGAAACTCTGTTGCATTGGCATCTTCACCATCTGTATACAACCAATCTTGCACCTGACAATGCAAAAAGCTTAAGCCAATATTCTTGTAAATAACATTTCTTTTCAGTTACCCAAGGAAAAGGGTTAACCTGATCAAGCTTCTCAATGAAGGACTGGCGTTCCTCACTTGTagaaactttttcaaactcctCAAGCGTTTCAATCTGATAAAAACATGAGAAGCATTAAGaacaaattgaataaaatagcCATATTAACAATTAGAAAAAACAATTAGTTAAATTAGTACATTTTAAACAttctaaaatgaaaaacaacaGGCATAATGTTTTATACAGTCAGTTAacctataaaataatttaagaagcATTATTCCTAAATCCCAATGAAAATACATGGCAATGAGAAAAATACTCCAAACAAATGCAGATGATGCTAAATGCAAGGACAAGAATAAAAAGGAAGATCAATGGATGGGGCATTATTATCTTAAGTTAATTTGGCTGCAGGCTAGGGAACTTTGGGTTTAGAAAAATGCTCATTCTCATTCTTTCATTtcttaattctcttctaatggtttttttctcaaaaaccatAATCAAGACCAAGTGTTAAACTCCCTCAGTATAAACTTAGACAAAGTCAACTAATTAAAGGTCAATCTTTTAAATGAATCTctgaaagaaaattgaaagtcTTTAAAGGATAAATATTTACCCATCACATAATAGATGAAGGCTGTTAACATAACAAACGTATTGTTTTCTACCAACCTTTTCCTTGgtagtatatatatatccttcTAAATTATTCTTTAACTCAGCTGTTCTTTTTCTGTCTGCATCTTTTTGATCTAGTACTTGtaattttcttttggcttcaGCAAGAAAATCTTGTGATAGAGACATTCCAAATCCAGTTATCTTCTCAACTATCTGCCACCagcaaaaagcaaaaacaaagaaGCATGTTATATTAGAACTTATTTCAATTTCCCCCCCAAAAATCATCAGTCAGTTTAAATAGTCACAAAAATAAGGGTGTCAGTTAGCTTTCACCTTTAATGGTACCCTAAAAGTCTGCCTTTTCAGCTTTTTCTCTGTAGCAGGCTCAGTGGCAGCTTGCTCCTCTGCACTAATGTTGGATGCCTTATTAACCCCACTATCAGTTTGCACGCTTTCGTTGTTTTCCTCAGTACTATTACCAGCAGCAGATTCAGCCGAAACATTTGATGAAATGGTTGAATTCTCTATGGTCAAATTCTTCCTAGGAACTTCCACCCACTCTGTTATTTCAATAACAGCATCTGCCCGATCCAGAGAAAGAATTCCACTTCTACtaagagaaaaatgaatgtTTGCCTTGATGGGGGATGACAGATTCCGAGATGAGTATCTAGAAGTACagaggagaaacataaatagaaGGGCACTAGAGATTCTAAATTTTACATGAAAAGCAATTCCTCAAGGGGCTTAAATATGCAATATGCCAACAAAACTTCAGGAATTTTTTTATGCTTACTTCTGACTTGCATCTGTCAAACCAGATATCTGGTATTGAGCAATTTCAGGAGAGGTAACACCAGGAGGCAAATAATTATCACTTTCATAAGCTAGTGAAACTTCAAAATCTTTGTTATGATTAACGGATCTAAACATCTGGTATGTAAACAATGGTAAAATGGATTAATAAAATTGGAGAATATAACTGATAAATTCATTCTTCATATAATATGTAGTCACATTGAGCATTGAATCATCAATAGATTTACCTTACTCGGGACTTTCTTCATTCGTGGTACAAGTATCTGCCTAGAGCTTTCGTCTTTTAAAAGATCAGGGCCATTCAACTCAACCACAAATCCATATAAGGAGCCATCAACCATTCCTAGTTTGCGGTTCAATTTGATTCCATCACTTAAATTTGCAGCATGCAGAGCTGCACCAAGAACTATTGCTTCATCAGCATCAAGATGCCTATCAAGTTCTTTTCTCCCAAGGAATTCTTGAAGCTTAGCCTGTAATAATATGAACAGAAAAACAATAAACCAACCTCTATACATTAATGATGGACAGCTGAGTAAAATACTTCATCTGTGAGACTAAAGCTCAAACACTATATCATATAATACATAGACAAAATAAAGTGCTGCAATTCCATTTGACAATAAATAGATACCAAATATAAGTTGATAAATACGTCATGAATTCCATACATTCAAACTTTTTCGTAATATtcatattagaaataaaagagGTTATGCAATTTAATATATTCATGTTGTCAATCTCTCCATCGAAATCTTTGTGCTCACATTTGAGTCATCAGTAGagctcttcctttttcttcattattcaaatcaataaaaaaaaaagtagcaagCATAACTTCACATAGAATAGGGTCAAGCTTCGACAGCATGAATAACTAAGATTGACATATAGATTATAGAATTGTTGAAGTTCAAGTGAAcagagaatgagagaaaaggacAGAAAATTGAGTGAGAGCCTGAAATTCTTTCGGTATAACTGTGTTTCTGGTACAAGAAAAGAATTAGATTTGTATGCTGAGTGCAAATCTAAATGTACAGGAAACTGTGCAACCTAAACTGTTGCAACTGAATCAGTTCAATTGAACAGAGTTGTAACAAAACAGTTTGAGTTTTGATCACTATTTAACTGAACAGTTAAACTGATTCGTTAGTTACTTCTGTTATATAACAGATGAGTGTGCACTTGCTGCGTATAACAGCTAACAACTAGCAGAGCAACTGCAGTATACAGACAGCATACAACTATAGGATACAGATACAGTTGTATAGtttaatatgaataaaaaatttgacaaaatcaGGCTTATCATGTACATAACAGATGGTATATGTATGGTAAACAAATGTTGTTGACTATCAAGCATGGAGTTCAATATCATGCAGCTATCTGCAGATCAAATACCACTGTTGACGAaggaaaaagaatattaatCAAACCTGTAATTTTGGCACTCTGGTGGCACCTCCAATCAACTCCACTGCATATATTTGTTCCAATGACAGGCCAGAATGCTCAAGCACCTCTTTCACAGGTAAGAGTGATTTTTCCCAAATGTCTTCACAGAGCTCTTCAAATTTCTCACGGGTTATTGTGCTCCTGTAAGAAAGGAAGCCTTGTGTGAAGGAGTCTTAAGCATTATATGCAGTACAATTGTATAAATATATCATAACTTGATAATcaagcaaaattttattttccttgtcATTTTATTGAGATTAGTCTAagtatttcacttaaaaagctTGGGCATGTAAGGGAATTTCATTCTACAGATGTATTTCTTGACTTCCCCTTTTCAGATTTCCTAATCATTTGAAAACATCAAACTTCCTTCAGATTGATACCATAAGATTTAAGATACCAGCCAATCCTATCTATTAACCAATATGCAGCACTGTCCTTAAGGGTACTAGTGGAAACACAGGCGCTGTCATGCTTGTGTGTCCACATTTCTACTGCGCTATCATATTTTATTGtgctaaaatttatatattgaaataatatttcttattatatgTAAATTGATGGGCAtactaattttagtttaatatgttttctaatgtataaataatttaacttcTTATGTCTCTTTGTTATGATaacatgataaattaatatattatgtttgtAAATACATGCCTATCTATACACAGATGATCAAATCCTTTGTGGTACATACTTGAATatcattatatttgataaatgcATTTGTGAAATATTGAAATGGTAACATTATTATGTCACGTGTTGaatgtttttcttcttattttgatctttaattatctttgcTCTGAGAGTGTATATGCTTCAATTCtaaggatttttttatatatttaaaagtaagaTATGTgccgaaaataaaaataagagaaatggataaatatataaagtaaatataaaaaaatatgtgtagAAAGTAAAGATTATCTAAACATTTGCAGACGGTGACAAATTAGTGGGACTTAATTtgaaagaaggaagaaggagacagttgTGGCCTCTTTGGAAAATAACTGTTCCACTACTCCACCTCAGTTTTACGTCTATTTTGCAAACTGCTTAGTAACATTCCTTGCGGAAAAAGTTAGAAGAATACGGTATAGAGGAGTATATATAGGCACATGAATATTTGAGGGAGAAAAGGTTTAGTGGACAGTTTTTGTGATAAGGTGGGGGCAGTACGCAGTGGGGGTTATTATATTACTTTACTGTTActactttaatattattaaggaTAAAATGGTCTAAAAATGTAAAGACCAAAAAAACAGTTATACATAGTTGTATCACCTTTATATATTGGTATGGATATGTAACTCAACTCCTAAGACTGATGCCCCTTTCTCAACTCTCAGCCAGCCAGTAAAACCTAAGGCTCCTTCTTGCTAATTAATTGCAAACAACTACTAGTCAGTCATATGTAagctaaactatttttttaatgggaAATGCTATTATCAACAATTCCTTTTTTTCTGATTTTCCCAACTACTTTTTACCCAATGAAAATTCTAGGACATACTTTTACTGAAGGGTTGGAGCAGATCAGATCACAATTTCCCAAGACTGGTGCCACTTTACCAACTCAGGCAGTCAGTTGAAGCAAAAGCAAACTGTCTTCTTGGTACCTGCCTTCGCTGCTGTAATTATTTTACAGGGAAGCTATGATGCATGGGTATTCTTATCCAATTCCAATACCCATAGTGGATATGTTTCCAACGCAAGTACTTATTGGATACATATGGATGCATACCCAATAATCATATCACTGACATAAAACTTGGCCCATAAAAAATAGTAAGTTTAGTTACTGAGGGGTTTAGTATGCCTACTAAATGAGACAAAATGCTAATTCACTCCcttcaaaaaatcattttgaaaagacAAAACATCCCTCCTTCCAATTCAAAAAAATGTGTTCCTAGTTCCTAGAAATATTATCAGTTGAattggttttttcaaaaaaagaaaaagtacaaAATTCTTTTAGACTAAATATTTCCCATATTAGTCTGCCATGATAATATATAGGATAAAAATTGGTTGTTATTTTCCTTGCTGTTCTCgttcataatattaataaattaataaagtattcATAAGCTAAAGAGGATGTTAAAGTACAGTGTACAATAAGGTTGCACCATGATTCTTATCACAAACTGCCAACTTTTGTTCAGTCCCATAGAGTATAACATACAAACTCATAAAAATCAggaatacaattttaaaatccACGTACCTGAAATCGACGTCATCAAGAAGCGATTCAACTGAAATAGGAGCTGCTGTGTTAGCACTAAGAATCTCTTTAGTCCTTTTAACCTGTTTCTTCAACTTAGCCATAGCCTTGGGGAACTTCCGGACATCGATTCCACCTCCAACATGTGCATTGAACTGATCCGCAAAATACTCGACCAACCGAAGCTCCATATGCTGGCCACCGAGCTCCGGGTTCCAGCGCACGTCCTTCACCTGAAACTGATTCACCGATACGCTCTTCCCGTACTCCTTCCCCTTGTACGCTGAGAAGTACACGAGCGCCGCGTAGCTGCTGCTCGCGCCCATGTCGTAGAAGATCACGTGCCGAGACTCGTTCGAGAAGTCCTTGTCGATCCCGTACTGCAGCGCCGCGCCGGAATGCTCGTTTATCAGAGACAAAACGTTAATCCCCGCTAACTGCGCCGCCGCAAGCAACCCTCTCCGCTCCGCCTGTCCCATGTGCGGCGGCACCGCGATCACCGCGTCCTTTATCGGAATCTTCGCGTGAAACTCTGCCAAATTAGCCGCATAACCTAACACCATGGCCACCAGCTCCTCGGGGGAGTAAACGGCGTCGTCGTTTTCGCTTTGAAAACTCACGCCACCTCGTGAATCTTCCTTGGTCTGGAAGGGAAGGTACATTGAGTTGAGAATCCTCTGCCCGGAGGCGTAGGGTTTGGCGATGAGGTCGCGCATTTGGGAATAGACCTTCTGCGGGTAGCGCGCGGCGAGGCCGGCGGCCTCCTCACCGAGGAGGCGGTCGCCGTCGTGGAAGGAGACCAGCGCCGGGGATTTGCGCTTGGACATCTCGTTGATCGCAATGCAGATCGGGGATTGGCCGGGCTTCAGGTTCACCACCGCCACTTTCACCGATTCGGAACCTAGATCGACGCTGAAGACCGCGGACTGCGACGGAGAGAACATGAGCGCGACGGAGAACAGCGCCAGTAGCGCCACCTTCAACGACGCCATTTTTTGCGGCGTTTGGCCGCTGAGAAAGTGAGGGAAAATTAAGTGAATATGTTTTGCGGGAAAATGCGAGAGAGTGTGGTGGCGCGGTGGTGAgtttaataaaatgaacaataataattttaaataataatgacaGTGAAACAGAAAACGAGTTTGTTTGGAGACTTTGGAGTGTATTATACGGAGGAGGAAGTGTGACAGAGTGAAGAAGGATTTAGCCCGTGATTAAAGGACACGTGGAAGAATGTACACGTGGCGAGAATTGAGATGGTGTGTGGTGTTGTTCTTGAGTCGTCCTTCACCCTTTTGCTGAAGGTTCTCGCTGAGTCAAGAGTCTAGCAAATGATGCAGTAAATGACGCTTCTGACCTTATAGACTATAGACTATGTGCTTACATTGCGTGATTGCAAAAACCTTACTCACCACTCCGTTTATAAGCTTTTTCACCAAAATAGAGTacttttttaaacaaaacatcTATGGGAGGGTCTCAAGACAATATACATAAATGGGTAATTCTAACCATGTAAAATTTGACTATGCCAATTAAAGTTCTTTTTCATGTGAGTGTGTCAAATAAAGTGGCATCATCCTGTTTTTAAGGAGGCGTTATCCTATGATTTGTCTTTCTTGTTTTTCGTTTTTTATAGTCTCAATAGGGGATGTCACTTTGTTTGTCTAGAGGTATCATCTGGTttgcctttatatttttttgtagttgaATATGAGGTGTCATCCTATTCATTGTCAACAAGAGGCGTCATCTTGTTCTTTGACATAAATAgaagtgaattttttattaaaagtttatttttttaatgtatttaaaattaGATATAATTCTCTAAGTTTTTTGAGAATTTAGttgtagaaaataaaattattttaagtatttttttcaattaggtttatctttttttttcttttggatggaaacaattttagcctttttttaattaatttttaggttAGATAATTGGTTTCCACTACTTTATGGGTTGTCTGTTTTGTTTTTcgttaatttgttatattttgctatttttttataatttagttgtctttatttgtaatatttaagCAGTGTTACTCtgttacaaaatataatattaatatttaatagttgATATGtatttgtgaaaacaagtgaagATATTATAGGttcttaaaatatgataaatttaaatgcaTGACAAATTATTATGATTTACGTGAGATCAATTTTGTGGATAATTAGTCTTGTTGTGCCCTTAATGGATGCATTGACTACATGTTTGAGTACATTGAGATTATATTGAGTCAATCTCGTCCCTTATGCGCATAGCCTTTGGTAGACCTCTGACACATAATTTTGTTTCATCAAGAACTATAATTGGACCACTTTATTTAGGGATTGTTTCCTCACAACCAATGTAATGACTCGTCTCGCCGTTACGATATCATCACTCTAaaccatttaaatttaaatttttaaaggaaaattttgttaatttacttatgaaaaatgagagtaaattttttttgcgatgtacattcaccaaacaatacacaattacttatatatatatatatatatatatatatatatatatatatatatatatatatataaactcagtactcatcattcacataacggaaagtaaattagtttatatgtataattaaatatgatttacatcctcaattcaaaaaaGGAATTATAGAACTAGCTACAGAGAAGTTGATTAATAAAACACAACTCCATCCCAAAATAATCTCAATGTCATCACGTCCGTTTGgcggctccacaaaagaatctaaTTTCACGTACTCTATTGTTGTTAGCCTACTCCCACGGACAAAGGTTcctgatcatcacaggtaccaccACACaatacaaaaattgcaagggtgaatttattataaaagaaattaacacaaaaatcaaaataaccaTGAtttgtaagaaaacattaacaaataccataatcatacacaaacatccattagtccaacatacactcaCCAAGCAGTCATCATCCGtccataattccaatcaatcatgttcagtatgatgcatgcacttgATCTCAACTCTCAAAGGCAATATGGTACTATtcgtcaggaaatagcctaaacGTGTCCATgcaacactctcacttaggaaaattaGGTAGCAAGTGTCAAGGTCATCCTGTCGTGCATAGGCAACTCCCCCCATGGTGAccagcctgagtctcaagggagttccaaactgaGTGACATgtccccaagtacaagtatttcccctcatgagaaactacaagtacttactgacaaagtttatattattttcatgcaatatgaagtatgaaacataggcacgatcaatgcactgaccatggataattaaagattctaagtcatccccctctagagatgcttaaaactctttaaccactatatTTTCCCTATCAGGGATATCCATCATGGTCActacaccccccatgtacatacacatcacacatcatcacaatgacattttcaacatcaacaatatctcaatgtcattatcaacatcaacatcatctcatctcaaagttattctcaacatcaatatcatctcatctcaatgtcattctcaacatcaacatcatctcatctcaatgacattatcaacaacaacaacattatctcatatcaacataatcattaataacaacaacatctcatatcaatattatcataaacatcaacatcgtctcgtatcaattattatcaatatcattttcaataacaacatcattctctatcaacattatcataaacatcaacatcaccttatatcaattaatatcatcagtaaatcacattccgcatatacatacatatatagtttATGCCTGAGATTTACACTCCCCAGGTCGTtagacaacacaagtctaataaaaacaataatgtcatttatcaataacaaaCGTATCGCAtcctattagtaaaaaaaattgtttttcttgaaaaccagcatgcaacagggacagacatacatccccatagttaggttctctaaccccaactatggtatcaaaaaccataaattacaataaactcccctcaaCTATCGTGAGCTCTTTGTCAGTTCCTCTTTGTGTCGCTCAAAGACCTCTCTCGTTCATGTTCACCAGTCCAAACACAacgttctatataccaaatcaaaataaatttagtatagatttcaaaaataagGTTAATAACAACATTTGGAGCCAATTACCCCTATCAAAACATAAAAGGCTAAGGGGTGTTtcagattctactaaaaggagacgtcgttttgaaattttgatcacgccaatgtgaccagaGTTTAGCGAAGGTCACAAAAatgacatcaattttataaaaatataacatttatacatctcattttcaagggtttttcaaaggaagtgtaaaaacaccatattacagtacccaaaacacaagagacactaagagaagcTCAAACTGACTAGGAGAAAgatttagaagtcaagattTCCTCAAAGAAACTACGAAAGAAAGGATTTGAGGAACTGttctccaccgaatccttgaggtggattctgaggattcAGCTCCAATTAAAACATTCCTCTCAGAGTGGTGGTTCGGTGGCAAGCAATGGCAGCTCGTGGTGGCCATCGATCGTCGttggtggtggaggaagaggtGTTAGGGCTTGGGTGGGCATTTGTTGAGAAAAGAGTgaaaaatcgtgtttttcacgTTGAAAAACGTATTTATAATCAGTAAATCTTGCTTAGCGAGCTTGTTTGGCTAAGTGGGAGTCCACTTTTGGCGCTAAGCGCGACTTTTCGTGCTTAGCGCAATTCCTCTCAAGTTGAgatttgtgttgagtgtgaCAATTTGCGCTGAGTATAATTCCTTTTGTGCTAAGCACGACAATTCGCGCTAAGCACAAGGGAATTGCACTTAGCATGCTTCTCACGCTAAGCGAgagataaaaaattgttattttgaaaatcccaACAGTAAAATCATGGGGACATGCATTGGGAACTTGCATTCAAAAGTTAAAgatgatccaacagttaacAAATCTAGGATCACGATTTTATCaaaataggtttaggtaaaatttgaaatctcataatttcaacttaggtcaataaaactccacataacttaacatcaacatcaagcaaatcacacatgactaattcacacCATACCGCTAATCATTCAAgtcaatcatataatcaaataacacgataaatacaattaaacatcgatttatagtTTGCAAAATTTCAAGGCGTTACAGCCAAGGGGATTCTAGTTTCCAGAGTATGCTTGAGTGATGTTATCCATTATGTTTACTTTATCTACATATTGATACGGGTTGATAATAATAACATGGGCACACGCATTGCGATGACATGGGAGAATCACATTGCTAAAGCTATTTGTTTAGCTTTCCATGCTTCATGATATTAAATCTTCATGCGATGATGTGGGAGAATCAgggaatcaattttttttcagggGCATCTAGCAACCTCTTGTGCATGTCTTCTCAAAAAATAGTCAACCAATCTGTCGTGTGTAACCTTAACCAGAGTAGTTATGGGCATATGTCAAGCacctttgaaaattttatttattgcctTTAACAAATTGGTTGTTATATGCCCACATCTATGCCCACCCTAGTCATGTGTCAAGCTCCATTTTTCTTTCGAAATGGCCTCAATCGAACATCATATTTCATCTTTAATCTCCTTAACTTTTTCAAGCCTTTGTTCAAATCGATGTGAAAATGTTGTGTACCATGTAGAAttgtgtaaaaaataatttaaaatttgtttgacaTGTGTTGACCAAtaattagatataaatataacaacCATTAAGTACCTAAAGTGATGAACTCTTGTTTTAACTTTGCATTCTTGAATTTGTGGTTGAAGTTGCTAGCAATATGACAAATGCAATACACATGATAAACATTAGGTGGTTTCCATTGTGGTGACATTGCAACAACTAATTTGATCCCTTGATATCGATCTGAGATCAAGCATATGCCTTGTTTTTGCGTGACATGTTGTTGTATCTTTGACAAAAACCACGACCAATCACTTTGCATTTCCTTGTCAACAATTGCAAAAGCAATTGGCGGTACACAACCATTTCCATCTTGGGTGGTCACAATCAACACGGTACCTTGATATTTGTCATACAAGAACATGCCATCAATTTAGATTGTGATGAGCTTACACGAGTTGAATGCGTCAACAACAAGTTTAAACGTCCAAAAACACGTTTAAATTGTCAAAATTGCTTGTGAAGTACACCTCAATACCAAAAATTGGTGGTTTCAATTTCATA
It includes:
- the LOC100788296 gene encoding heat shock 70 kDa protein 17 precursor, producing the protein MASLKVALLALFSVALMFSPSQSAVFSVDLGSESVKVAVVNLKPGQSPICIAINEMSKRKSPALVSFHDGDRLLGEEAAGLAARYPQKVYSQMRDLIAKPYASGQRILNSMYLPFQTKEDSRGGVSFQSENDDAVYSPEELVAMVLGYAANLAEFHAKIPIKDAVIAVPPHMGQAERRGLLAAAQLAGINVLSLINEHSGAALQYGIDKDFSNESRHVIFYDMGASSSYAALVYFSAYKGKEYGKSVSVNQFQVKDVRWNPELGGQHMELRLVEYFADQFNAHVGGGIDVRKFPKAMAKLKKQVKRTKEILSANTAAPISVESLLDDVDFRSTITREKFEELCEDIWEKSLLPVKEVLEHSGLSLEQIYAVELIGGATRVPKLQAKLQEFLGRKELDRHLDADEAIVLGAALHAANLSDGIKLNRKLGMVDGSLYGFVVELNGPDLLKDESSRQILVPRMKKVPSKMFRSVNHNKDFEVSLAYESDNYLPPGVTSPEIAQYQISGLTDASQKYSSRNLSSPIKANIHFSLSRSGILSLDRADAVIEITEWVEVPRKNLTIENSTISSNVSAESAAGNSTEENNESVQTDSGVNKASNISAEEQAATEPATEKKLKRQTFRVPLKIVEKITGFGMSLSQDFLAEAKRKLQVLDQKDADRKRTAELKNNLEGYIYTTKEKIETLEEFEKVSTSEERQSFIEKLDQVQDWLYTDGEDANATEFQEHLDQLKAVGDPIFFRLKELTTRPAAVEHAHKYIDELKQIVQEWKAKKPWLPQERVDEVIKSSEKLKNWLDEKEAEQKKTSGFSKPAFTSEEVYLKVLDLQTKVASINRIPKPKPKVQKPVKNETESSSAQNTETSDSNSADSSSSSDSSANSSEGTSKETVTEQSEGHDEL